The Chloroflexia bacterium SDU3-3 genome has a segment encoding these proteins:
- a CDS encoding heme A synthase, with amino-acid sequence MNLSRFARYAWGVLAWNILVILWGAVVRATGSGAGCGAHWPQCNGQIIPRAPSVETMIEFSHRLTSGLALLSVLGMLIWALRAFPKGHAVRQAAIASMVFMVIEALIGAAIVLLRYVAHNQSLERGVSGGLHLVNTFLLLAALVLTAWWASGGAVWRLRGQGLLAWLLGAGLAGALLLGASGAIAALGDTLFPSDSLAEGIQQDFSAAAHLFVQLRVFHPVIAVLVGAYSVAIGWLAARQRPSVGTRRAALALTALFVLQGLVGVVNLVLLAPVPMQIIHLLLADLVWIALVLLANTALAEPAAVALPRMAEAQR; translated from the coding sequence ATGAACCTCTCACGATTCGCGCGGTACGCATGGGGCGTGCTGGCATGGAATATTCTGGTGATCCTGTGGGGCGCGGTGGTGCGCGCCACCGGCTCGGGGGCTGGCTGCGGGGCGCACTGGCCGCAGTGCAACGGCCAGATCATCCCGCGCGCGCCCTCGGTCGAGACAATGATCGAGTTCTCGCACCGCCTGACGAGCGGCCTGGCGCTGCTGTCGGTGCTGGGCATGCTGATCTGGGCGCTGCGGGCCTTCCCAAAGGGCCATGCGGTGCGCCAGGCTGCGATCGCCTCGATGGTGTTTATGGTGATCGAGGCCCTGATCGGTGCGGCGATCGTGCTGCTGCGCTATGTGGCCCACAACCAGTCGCTGGAGCGCGGGGTGTCGGGCGGTCTGCACCTGGTCAACACCTTCCTGCTGCTGGCGGCGCTGGTGCTGACCGCCTGGTGGGCCTCGGGCGGGGCGGTGTGGCGGCTGCGCGGGCAGGGCCTGCTGGCCTGGCTGCTGGGCGCGGGCCTGGCCGGGGCGCTGCTGCTGGGGGCCAGCGGGGCGATCGCAGCCCTGGGCGACACGCTGTTCCCATCAGACTCGCTGGCCGAGGGCATCCAGCAGGATTTCTCGGCGGCGGCCCACCTGTTTGTGCAGCTGCGCGTGTTCCACCCCGTGATCGCGGTGCTGGTGGGGGCCTACTCGGTGGCTATTGGCTGGCTGGCCGCCCGGCAGCGGCCCAGCGTGGGCACGCGGCGCGCGGCGCTGGCGCTCACCGCGCTGTTTGTGCTGCAGGGGCTGGTGGGCGTGGTCAACCTGGTGCTGCTGGCCCCGGTGCCGATGCAGATCATCCACCTGCTGCTGGCCGACCTAGTCTGGATCGCGCTGGTGCTGCTGGCCAATACCGCGCTGGCCGAGCCTGCGGCGGTGGCGCTG